A genomic stretch from Sinorhizobium terangae includes:
- the thiB gene encoding thiamine ABC transporter substrate binding subunit produces the protein MPNYTKLLRRLAITAMAAALPFAAHAAEKTLTIYTYESFISEWGPGAKVAEAFEKTCGCDVNYVGVADGVELLTRLKLEGEQSKADIVLGLDTNLVAEAKATGFFVPHGLDTAALKVPGGFSDDTFVPYDYGHFAVIYDTETLKNPPKSLKELVEGDPSQKIVIEDPRTSTPGLGLLLWVKSVYGDEAAAAWAKLKDRVLTVTPGWSEAYGLFTKGEAPMVLSYTTSPAYHMVAENTERYQAAPFAEGHYIQIEVAGVTKNAKEPELAKKFLAYMTGPEFQSIIPTTNWMMPVAATKEPLPDAFGKLVTPQKTFLMSSEEVAANRKAWIDEWLAAMSKN, from the coding sequence ATGCCCAATTACACCAAGTTGCTTCGCCGGCTGGCGATTACGGCGATGGCCGCGGCTTTGCCGTTCGCCGCTCATGCCGCCGAAAAGACTCTGACGATCTATACCTATGAGAGTTTCATCAGTGAATGGGGGCCTGGCGCGAAAGTCGCCGAGGCTTTCGAGAAAACCTGCGGCTGCGACGTCAACTATGTCGGCGTCGCCGACGGCGTCGAGCTTCTGACACGATTGAAGCTCGAAGGCGAGCAGTCGAAGGCGGACATCGTGCTCGGCCTCGACACCAACCTCGTTGCGGAAGCCAAGGCGACCGGCTTCTTCGTCCCGCACGGTCTCGACACCGCAGCTTTGAAAGTTCCGGGCGGCTTCTCGGACGACACCTTCGTTCCCTATGACTACGGCCATTTCGCCGTGATCTACGATACCGAAACCTTGAAGAACCCGCCGAAGAGCTTGAAGGAACTGGTAGAGGGCGATCCTTCGCAAAAGATCGTCATCGAGGATCCGCGCACCTCGACACCGGGCCTCGGGCTGCTGCTCTGGGTGAAATCGGTTTACGGCGATGAGGCGGCCGCCGCCTGGGCCAAGCTCAAGGACCGGGTGCTGACCGTGACCCCCGGCTGGTCGGAAGCCTACGGCCTCTTCACCAAGGGCGAAGCACCGATGGTGCTGTCCTACACCACCTCACCGGCCTACCACATGGTGGCGGAAAACACTGAACGCTATCAGGCCGCTCCCTTCGCCGAGGGTCACTACATCCAGATCGAAGTGGCCGGCGTGACGAAGAACGCCAAGGAGCCGGAACTCGCCAAGAAGTTTCTGGCCTACATGACCGGCCCGGAATTCCAGTCGATCATTCCTACGACCAACTGGATGATGCCGGTTGCGGCGACCAAGGAACCCCTGCCGGACGCCTTCGGCAAGCTCGTCACCCCGCAAAAGACATTCCTGATGTCTTCCGAGGAGGTCGCCGCCAACCGCAAGGCCTGGATCGACGAATGGCTGGCGGCCATGAGCAAGAACTGA
- the thiP gene encoding thiamine/thiamine pyrophosphate ABC transporter permease ThiP, with translation MTIAAGAFGLGGILLFVALAVVALLAQSGGGYTGAPFDAYVWRVTRFTLLQASLSTILSILFAVPVARALARQARFPGRIWLLRLMALPLGLPALVAALGLIEVWGRQGFLNSALVAIGLNGPISIYGLVGILLAHVFFNMPLAARLMLAGIERIPGEYWRTVANLGMPSAAIFRFIEWPAIRGLLPGIAGLIFMLCATSFTLVLTLGGGPAASTIEVAIYQALRFDFDPPRAIALSGLQIALTGALLLVLKVLAPPPPESETTGKAMRRFDGLSGRSRLADGLWLVLALVFVGLPFAAIAYSGLQADLPRLARDAAVHRAFATSGAIALLSAAISVGATAMMIRAQQVTLRRRQVGAAARGFSGMIGASTSLVLLVPPVVLGAGWFLLLRPFGDVARFAPAVVIAINALMALPFVHRVLAPAMATHAARTDRLAASLGIAGFHRLRWIDWPPLRKPFLMAFSFAMALSLGDLGAVALFGSQDMTTLPWLLYSRMGSYRTADAAGLSLLLGLICLILTVLGTAGEDGVREGRDA, from the coding sequence ATGACGATTGCCGCGGGGGCCTTCGGCCTTGGCGGCATTCTGCTCTTTGTCGCCCTCGCCGTGGTCGCCCTCCTCGCCCAGTCGGGCGGCGGTTATACCGGTGCCCCGTTCGACGCCTATGTCTGGCGCGTCACCCGCTTCACGCTGCTTCAGGCGAGCCTCTCGACGATTCTCTCCATCCTGTTCGCAGTGCCGGTGGCGCGTGCGCTCGCCCGCCAGGCGCGCTTTCCCGGCCGCATCTGGTTGCTGCGGCTGATGGCGCTGCCGCTTGGCCTGCCCGCGCTCGTCGCGGCGCTTGGCCTCATTGAGGTTTGGGGCCGGCAGGGCTTTCTCAATAGCGCTCTCGTCGCGATCGGGCTCAACGGTCCGATCAGCATCTACGGCCTCGTCGGCATTCTTCTCGCCCACGTCTTCTTCAACATGCCGCTTGCCGCGCGGTTGATGCTTGCCGGAATCGAACGGATTCCGGGGGAATACTGGCGCACTGTCGCCAATCTCGGCATGCCTTCGGCCGCAATCTTCCGCTTCATCGAATGGCCGGCGATCCGCGGGCTATTGCCGGGCATCGCCGGTCTTATCTTCATGCTCTGCGCCACCAGTTTCACGCTCGTGCTGACGCTCGGCGGGGGACCTGCCGCAAGCACGATCGAAGTGGCGATCTATCAGGCGCTGCGTTTCGATTTCGACCCGCCGCGCGCGATCGCCCTTTCCGGCCTTCAGATCGCGCTCACGGGTGCGCTGCTGCTCGTTCTGAAGGTCCTAGCGCCGCCACCGCCTGAAAGCGAGACGACCGGCAAGGCAATGCGGCGGTTCGATGGCTTGAGCGGACGGTCACGACTAGCCGACGGCCTCTGGCTCGTTCTTGCGCTCGTCTTCGTCGGACTGCCGTTCGCCGCGATCGCCTATTCCGGCCTGCAGGCGGATTTGCCGAGGCTCGCCCGCGATGCGGCTGTCCACCGTGCGTTCGCCACCAGCGGTGCGATTGCCCTGCTTTCGGCCGCGATCTCCGTTGGCGCGACCGCCATGATGATTCGCGCGCAGCAGGTTACCTTGAGGCGACGGCAGGTTGGAGCGGCCGCACGCGGGTTTTCCGGCATGATCGGCGCCAGTACCTCTCTCGTCCTGCTGGTGCCGCCGGTCGTTCTCGGCGCGGGCTGGTTCCTGCTGTTGCGTCCCTTCGGCGATGTCGCGCGTTTTGCACCGGCCGTCGTGATCGCCATCAATGCGCTGATGGCGCTTCCCTTCGTCCATCGCGTGCTCGCTCCGGCAATGGCCACTCATGCGGCACGCACGGATCGGCTGGCGGCGAGCCTCGGTATCGCGGGCTTTCATCGTCTGCGATGGATCGACTGGCCGCCGTTGCGCAAACCGTTCCTCATGGCCTTTTCCTTCGCCATGGCATTGTCGCTTGGCGATCTTGGAGCGGTGGCGCTCTTCGGATCGCAGGACATGACGACATTGCCGTGGCTGCTTTACAGCCGCATGGGAAGCTATCGCACCGCCGACGCCGCGGGACTTTCATTGCTGCTCGGGCTCATCTGCCTGATCCTCACGGTGCTCGGCACGGCGGGAGAGGACGGCGTGCGCGAAGGAAGAGACGCATGA
- a CDS encoding ATP-binding cassette domain-containing protein codes for MNSPASASAAVSLKDVEVRFKTTKLTFDCVIPAGQIVAVVGASGSGKSTLFNVIAGFEEPEQGAVDVLGEDMAGRLPAERPVSVIFQEHNLFAHLDAATNVGFGISPALRLTDIDRAKVTDALKRVGLDGFGGRLPPTLSGGERQRVALARALVRHRPLLLLDEPFAALDPGMRAEMRELLRDLHNEEGNTILMITHHPDDVRLLADSVLFLDRGRIIAHDPVDRFVERRDVTAINRFLGRE; via the coding sequence ATGAATTCGCCAGCCTCCGCTTCCGCGGCCGTTTCACTCAAGGACGTCGAAGTCCGTTTCAAAACGACGAAGCTCACGTTCGACTGCGTGATTCCGGCCGGGCAGATCGTCGCGGTCGTCGGTGCGTCGGGGTCGGGCAAATCGACACTGTTTAACGTCATCGCCGGATTTGAAGAGCCGGAGCAGGGTGCGGTCGATGTTCTCGGAGAGGACATGGCGGGCCGCCTGCCGGCCGAGCGCCCGGTGTCGGTCATCTTCCAGGAGCACAACCTCTTTGCTCATCTCGACGCCGCAACCAATGTCGGTTTCGGCATCAGCCCGGCCTTGCGCCTGACCGATATCGACCGGGCCAAGGTGACCGATGCATTGAAGCGCGTCGGCCTCGATGGCTTCGGCGGACGCCTGCCGCCGACGCTTTCAGGCGGCGAGCGTCAGAGGGTCGCGCTCGCCCGCGCGCTCGTCCGCCACCGGCCGCTGCTCTTGCTTGACGAACCCTTTGCCGCGCTCGATCCGGGCATGAGAGCGGAAATGCGCGAACTTTTGCGCGACCTCCACAACGAGGAAGGCAATACGATCCTGATGATCACGCATCACCCCGATGACGTGAGACTGCTCGCCGACAGCGTGCTCTTTCTCGACCGGGGACGTATCATCGCTCACGACCCTGTCGATCGGTTTGTCGAACGGCGCGACGTCACGGCGATCAACCGCTTCCTCGGCCGCGAATGA
- a CDS encoding M48 family metalloprotease has protein sequence MVRHTVIDGRNPTRRGGKNARLMVAFLATTLLSACQSLIEQTYEPTVSPSSNPQIVEEVQKNDPRAQLGAREHPRIVASYGGEYKDAKTERLVARITGALTAVSENPQQSYRITILNSPAINAFALPGGYLYVTRGLLALANDASEVAAVLSHEMAHVTANHGIERQQREEAEVIASRVVSEVLSSNLAGKQALARGKLRLAAFSRNQELQADVIGVRMLGEAGYDPYAAARFLDSMAAYARFTAVDPETDQSLDFLSSHPNAPQRVELARRHARAFGAEGTIGDRGRDYYLAGIDGILYGDSPQEGYVRGQTFLHGQLGIRFDVPFGFQIDNKAEAVLATGPGDIAIRFDGVADTGGRSLTDYIASGWVTGLQPDTIRPISVNGLEAATARASADRWDFDVTVIRIDNRIYRFLTAVPKGSRALEATASQLRGSFRRMTQAEVQSLKPLRIRVVTVRSGDTMATLAARMMGTDRKLDLFRLINAMQITSTVKPGDKVKIIAE, from the coding sequence ATGGTTAGGCATACAGTCATCGACGGCCGGAATCCGACGCGACGCGGCGGCAAGAATGCACGATTAATGGTTGCATTCCTGGCGACTACGTTGCTGTCGGCCTGCCAGTCGCTGATCGAACAGACCTACGAGCCGACCGTTTCCCCCTCGTCAAATCCGCAGATCGTCGAGGAAGTGCAGAAGAACGATCCGCGCGCCCAGCTCGGCGCACGCGAACACCCGCGGATCGTTGCGAGCTACGGTGGCGAATACAAGGACGCCAAGACCGAACGGCTGGTGGCGCGCATCACCGGCGCGCTGACGGCGGTTTCGGAAAATCCGCAGCAGTCCTATCGCATTACCATCTTGAATTCCCCTGCGATCAACGCCTTTGCACTCCCGGGCGGCTATCTCTACGTCACGCGCGGTCTTCTGGCGCTCGCGAACGATGCCTCGGAGGTCGCTGCCGTGCTCTCGCACGAGATGGCGCACGTCACCGCTAACCACGGCATCGAGCGCCAGCAGCGCGAAGAGGCCGAGGTGATCGCGAGCCGGGTCGTCTCCGAGGTGCTTTCCTCCAATCTGGCCGGAAAACAGGCGCTCGCCCGCGGCAAGCTGCGGCTTGCCGCCTTCTCGCGCAATCAGGAGCTCCAGGCCGACGTGATCGGCGTGCGCATGCTCGGCGAGGCGGGATACGACCCCTATGCCGCCGCCCGCTTCCTCGATTCGATGGCGGCCTACGCCCGCTTCACGGCGGTCGACCCGGAAACCGACCAGAGCCTCGACTTCCTGTCAAGCCACCCCAACGCGCCGCAGCGCGTCGAACTGGCGCGCCGGCACGCGCGTGCCTTCGGCGCCGAAGGCACGATCGGCGATCGCGGACGCGACTATTATCTCGCCGGTATCGACGGCATCCTCTATGGCGACAGCCCGCAGGAAGGGTATGTCCGCGGCCAGACATTCCTGCACGGCCAGCTCGGCATCCGCTTCGACGTGCCGTTCGGCTTCCAGATCGACAACAAGGCCGAGGCGGTGCTCGCGACCGGCCCGGGTGACATCGCGATCCGTTTCGATGGCGTCGCCGACACCGGAGGGCGCAGCCTCACGGATTATATCGCCAGCGGCTGGGTCACCGGTCTGCAGCCGGATACCATCCGTCCGATCTCGGTCAATGGCCTCGAGGCGGCAACGGCACGCGCGTCCGCCGACCGGTGGGACTTCGATGTCACCGTGATCCGCATCGACAACCGCATCTACCGGTTCCTGACCGCGGTACCCAAGGGATCGCGCGCGCTCGAAGCCACGGCGAGCCAGTTGCGCGGCTCTTTCCGCCGGATGACGCAAGCGGAGGTTCAATCGCTGAAGCCGCTGCGCATTCGCGTGGTTACGGTGAGATCCGGCGACACCATGGCGACGCTTGCCGCCCGGATGATGGGGACGGACCGCAAGCTCGATCTCTTCCGCCTGATCAACGCGATGCAGATCACCTCCACCGTCAAACCCGGCGACAAGGTGAAGATCATCGCGGAGTAG
- a CDS encoding RNA polymerase factor sigma-32 has protein sequence MKTLTADRRMIKIAMDAPYLERDEEHALAQAWRDNNDQEARNKIAMAHMRLVIAMAAKFRSFGLPMSDLVQEGHVGLLEAAARFEPSRDVRFSTYATWWIRASMQDYVLRNWSIVRGGTSSAQKALFFNLRRLRARLAQGDRQLTSQAMHEEIAAALGVSLADVQTMDARLSGSDASLQAPVGHGDSDGGERLDFLASEAPLPDEQVSDMIDGERARRWLHIALGELSEREMKIIRARRLSEDGATLEELGVDLGISKERVRQIETRALEKLRAALAAKAPALTAGMH, from the coding sequence ATGAAGACCCTTACAGCAGACAGGCGCATGATCAAGATTGCCATGGACGCGCCCTATCTCGAACGCGACGAGGAGCATGCCCTGGCGCAGGCCTGGAGGGACAACAACGATCAGGAGGCGCGCAACAAGATTGCCATGGCGCACATGCGCCTGGTGATCGCCATGGCGGCGAAATTCCGCAGCTTCGGGTTGCCTATGAGCGATCTTGTCCAGGAGGGGCATGTCGGCCTGCTGGAGGCGGCGGCACGCTTCGAGCCAAGCCGGGACGTTCGCTTCTCCACCTATGCCACCTGGTGGATCCGCGCGTCGATGCAGGACTATGTGCTGCGCAACTGGTCGATCGTGCGCGGAGGCACAAGCTCGGCGCAAAAGGCGCTGTTCTTCAATCTCAGGAGACTGCGGGCGCGTCTTGCCCAAGGCGACCGGCAGCTGACCTCGCAGGCGATGCACGAGGAGATAGCCGCCGCGCTGGGCGTCAGCCTCGCCGATGTGCAGACGATGGATGCGCGCCTGTCCGGAAGCGACGCGTCTCTGCAGGCCCCGGTTGGCCACGGAGATTCGGATGGCGGCGAGCGTCTCGACTTTCTTGCGAGCGAAGCGCCGCTGCCCGATGAACAGGTCAGCGACATGATCGACGGCGAACGCGCGCGTCGCTGGCTTCATATCGCCCTTGGAGAGTTGAGCGAGCGCGAGATGAAGATCATCCGCGCCCGGCGATTGTCGGAAGACGGCGCGACGCTGGAGGAGCTTGGCGTCGATCTCGGCATCTCGAAGGAGCGCGTCAGGCAGATCGAGACCCGGGCGCTGGAAAAGCTGCGTGCCGCGCTCGCCGCCAAGGCGCCGGCATTGACGGCCGGCATGCACTGA
- a CDS encoding CarD family transcriptional regulator produces the protein MTTQQKKSSTRQGFKTGESIVYPAHGVGQIVAIEEQEVAGMKLELFVIDFEKDKMRLKVPVAKAVSIGMRKLSETDFVDRALKVVQGKARVKRTMWSRRAQEYDAKINSGDLISIAEVVRDLYRAENQPEQSYSERQLYEAALDRMAREIAAVNKMSETEAVRLVEANLNKGPKRGKAIEEEDTQDEAA, from the coding sequence ATGACGACCCAGCAGAAAAAATCTTCAACGCGCCAAGGCTTCAAGACCGGTGAATCGATCGTATATCCGGCTCACGGTGTTGGCCAGATCGTTGCGATTGAGGAGCAGGAAGTCGCTGGCATGAAGCTCGAGCTTTTTGTCATCGATTTCGAGAAGGACAAGATGCGTCTCAAGGTGCCGGTGGCGAAAGCCGTCAGCATCGGCATGCGCAAGCTGTCCGAAACCGATTTCGTCGATCGTGCGCTGAAGGTCGTGCAGGGCAAGGCACGCGTGAAGCGGACCATGTGGTCCCGTCGTGCCCAGGAATACGATGCCAAGATCAATTCCGGCGATCTCATCTCCATCGCGGAAGTGGTGCGCGATCTCTATCGCGCGGAAAACCAGCCGGAACAGTCCTATTCCGAACGCCAGCTTTATGAGGCCGCTCTTGACCGCATGGCGCGCGAAATCGCTGCCGTCAACAAGATGTCGGAAACGGAGGCGGTACGTCTCGTCGAAGCCAACCTGAACAAGGGGCCGAAGCGCGGCAAGGCCATCGAAGAAGAGGATACCCAGGACGAGGCCGCTTAA
- the fdxA gene encoding ferredoxin FdxA — MTYVVTDNCIRCKYTDCVEVCPVDCFYEGENFLVIHPDECIDCGVCEPECPANAIKPDTEPGLDMWLKLNADFATKWPNITVKRDPLPEAKEMDGVEGKYDKYFSAEPGQGD, encoded by the coding sequence ATGACGTATGTCGTGACCGACAATTGCATTCGCTGCAAGTATACGGACTGCGTGGAAGTCTGCCCGGTGGATTGCTTCTATGAAGGGGAGAATTTCCTCGTCATCCACCCGGACGAGTGTATCGATTGCGGGGTGTGTGAGCCGGAATGTCCGGCCAATGCGATCAAGCCGGATACCGAGCCGGGGCTCGACATGTGGTTGAAATTGAACGCTGATTTTGCGACGAAGTGGCCGAATATCACGGTCAAGCGGGATCCTCTGCCCGAGGCGAAGGAGATGGACGGCGTCGAGGGCAAATACGACAAGTATTTCTCTGCCGAGCCGGGACAGGGTGACTGA
- a CDS encoding RNA-binding S4 domain-containing protein, protein MEKQPASAPAPRQRLDKWLFFARLIKSRSLAQKAIEAGHVAINGARVTQSSAQVKAGDTLELALERRDLVLRVLLPGTRRGPYEEARLLYEDLTPPASSRRLTAFEQATRERGAGRPTKRERRDTDRLKPDFGEDD, encoded by the coding sequence ATGGAGAAACAGCCAGCGTCTGCGCCCGCACCTCGTCAGCGGCTCGACAAGTGGCTGTTCTTCGCGCGGCTGATCAAATCGCGCTCGCTTGCCCAAAAGGCGATCGAGGCCGGTCATGTCGCGATCAACGGCGCGCGGGTGACGCAATCGTCCGCTCAGGTAAAGGCCGGAGATACGCTTGAATTGGCACTCGAGCGGCGGGATCTCGTTCTTCGCGTGCTCTTGCCCGGAACACGGCGGGGGCCCTACGAAGAGGCCCGCCTGCTCTACGAGGACCTGACCCCGCCGGCCTCGTCCCGGAGGCTCACGGCTTTTGAGCAGGCGACGCGTGAGCGAGGTGCCGGGCGACCGACGAAGCGGGAGCGGCGCGATACGGATCGCCTTAAGCCCGATTTCGGCGAGGACGATTGA
- a CDS encoding helicase-related protein, whose amino-acid sequence MILSGRGVTAVLGPTNTGKTHYAIERMVAHESGVIGLPLRLLAREVYTRLVEKVGHHNVALITGEEKIAPHRARYSVCTVEAMPRETTASFVAIDEVQLAADLERGHIFTDRLLHLRGRDETLLLGAATMRPILQQLLPGITFIERPRLSQLLYAGSKKITRLPHRSAIVAFSADEVYAIAELIRRQRGGAAVVLGALSPRTRNAQVALYQEGDVEYLVATDAIGMGLNLDVDHVAFAQDRKFDGYQFRNLNPAELAQVAGRAGRHVRDGTFGVTGRVDPFENELVHRVESHEFDPVKVLQWRSKAVDYSSLKALRKSLEAAPAVAGLTRALPAVDQQALEHLMRYPEIVDVATTSERVETLWEACALPDYRRITPAQHADLISTIYADLVRDGTVNEDFMAEQVRRADHTDGEIDTLSARIAQIRTWTYVSNRPGWLADPTHWQEKTREIEDRLSDALHERLTKRFVDRRTSVLMKRLRENAMLEAEISVNGDVFVEGHHVGQLTGFRFTLAAGGEGSDAKAVQGAAQKALALEFEARAARLHAAGNGDLALSSDGLVRWLGDPVARLAASDHVMRPRVILLADEQLQANAREHVLARIERFVNHHIGTILKPLDDISRAEDLEGLAKGLAFQLVENLGVLFRRDVAEEVKSLDQDGRASIRKYGVRFGAYHIFLPALLKPAPAELITLLWALKNDGLDKPGYGELIPMLAAGRTSVVTDPSFERTFYKLAGFRFLGKRAVRIDILERLADLIRPLLQWKPGAEPRPDGAYDGRRFMATTAMLSILGATPDDMEEILKGLGYRADSVTAEEAAAFLASQNGDATPAETPVETVATENADTDVKGEIEPAGVAQTDAAAAEATDDAPAEASPAEEPAEVRPVLLWRPGTRQDNQRQGGRHQGDHRRGGQRHGQGEGREGGRKGGAPMRGKAQESRPGGGQRKDRPDRHDRGAKPGGQKFEGRPPRKEKPLDPDSPFAKLAALKEQLKK is encoded by the coding sequence ATGATCCTGAGTGGTCGCGGCGTGACCGCGGTGCTCGGGCCAACCAACACCGGCAAGACCCACTATGCGATCGAGCGCATGGTAGCCCATGAGAGCGGCGTCATCGGCCTGCCGCTGCGGCTGCTTGCGCGCGAGGTTTACACGCGTCTCGTCGAGAAGGTGGGCCACCACAATGTCGCGCTGATCACGGGTGAGGAGAAGATCGCGCCGCATCGGGCGCGCTATTCCGTCTGCACCGTCGAAGCCATGCCGCGCGAAACGACGGCGTCGTTCGTGGCGATCGACGAGGTGCAGCTGGCCGCCGACCTGGAGCGAGGCCATATCTTTACCGACAGGCTGCTGCATCTGCGCGGCCGCGACGAAACGCTGCTGCTCGGTGCCGCGACGATGCGGCCCATTCTCCAGCAGTTGCTGCCGGGGATCACCTTCATCGAGCGTCCGCGCTTGTCGCAGCTTCTCTATGCCGGATCGAAGAAGATTACCCGGCTTCCGCACCGTTCCGCGATCGTCGCTTTCTCGGCCGACGAGGTCTATGCCATCGCCGAGCTCATCCGACGCCAGCGCGGCGGTGCCGCCGTCGTGCTTGGGGCGCTGTCGCCTCGCACCCGCAACGCGCAGGTTGCGCTTTACCAGGAGGGCGACGTCGAGTACCTTGTGGCGACCGATGCCATCGGCATGGGGCTTAATCTCGACGTCGACCATGTCGCGTTTGCGCAGGACCGCAAGTTCGACGGTTACCAGTTCCGCAATCTCAATCCGGCAGAGCTTGCCCAGGTGGCAGGACGGGCGGGCCGGCATGTGCGGGACGGGACGTTCGGCGTCACCGGACGCGTCGATCCGTTCGAGAATGAGCTCGTGCATCGCGTCGAGTCGCACGAATTCGATCCGGTCAAAGTCTTGCAGTGGCGTTCGAAGGCAGTCGACTATTCTTCGTTGAAGGCGCTCAGGAAAAGTCTCGAGGCAGCGCCGGCCGTTGCCGGCCTGACCCGTGCCCTTCCGGCCGTCGACCAGCAGGCGTTGGAGCATCTGATGCGTTATCCCGAAATCGTGGACGTCGCCACCACGTCCGAGCGGGTCGAGACGCTGTGGGAGGCCTGCGCCCTGCCCGACTATCGGCGCATAACGCCGGCGCAGCACGCCGACCTGATTTCGACGATCTACGCCGATCTCGTCCGCGATGGCACGGTCAACGAAGACTTCATGGCCGAGCAGGTCCGCCGCGCGGATCACACAGATGGCGAGATTGACACACTTTCGGCGCGAATTGCGCAGATCAGGACTTGGACCTATGTGTCTAATCGGCCCGGATGGCTTGCCGATCCGACACACTGGCAAGAAAAGACGCGGGAAATCGAAGATCGATTGTCCGACGCGCTACATGAAAGGTTGACGAAACGCTTTGTTGATCGCAGGACATCTGTGCTCATGAAGCGCCTGAGAGAGAATGCGATGCTGGAAGCTGAAATCAGTGTGAATGGTGATGTCTTCGTCGAGGGGCACCACGTAGGCCAATTAACCGGTTTCCGGTTCACTTTGGCGGCCGGTGGTGAAGGGTCTGATGCGAAGGCCGTGCAGGGTGCTGCCCAGAAGGCGCTCGCGCTGGAATTCGAGGCGCGCGCCGCACGCCTGCATGCGGCCGGCAATGGTGATCTTGCGCTTTCGTCGGATGGCCTCGTACGCTGGCTCGGCGATCCTGTGGCACGGCTCGCCGCGAGCGATCACGTCATGCGTCCGCGCGTCATCCTGCTCGCCGACGAGCAGCTCCAGGCCAATGCCCGCGAGCATGTGCTCGCCCGGATCGAACGCTTCGTGAACCACCATATCGGCACGATATTGAAGCCGCTTGACGATATCTCCCGTGCGGAGGACCTCGAAGGTCTCGCCAAGGGCCTGGCTTTCCAGCTCGTCGAGAATCTCGGTGTGCTCTTCCGCCGCGACGTCGCCGAGGAGGTGAAGTCGCTCGACCAGGACGGTCGCGCTTCCATCCGCAAATACGGCGTTCGCTTCGGCGCCTATCACATCTTCCTGCCGGCTCTTCTGAAACCGGCGCCAGCGGAGCTCATCACGCTGCTTTGGGCACTGAAGAACGACGGACTCGACAAGCCCGGCTATGGCGAACTCATTCCGATGCTTGCCGCCGGCCGTACCTCCGTCGTCACCGATCCGTCTTTCGAACGGACATTCTACAAGCTCGCGGGCTTCCGCTTCCTCGGCAAACGCGCCGTGCGGATCGATATCCTCGAGCGGCTCGCCGATCTCATCCGTCCGCTCCTGCAGTGGAAGCCGGGCGCAGAGCCGCGTCCTGATGGCGCCTATGACGGCCGCCGCTTCATGGCGACGACCGCGATGCTGTCCATTCTCGGTGCAACGCCCGACGACATGGAGGAAATCCTGAAGGGCCTTGGCTATCGCGCCGACAGCGTGACCGCCGAAGAGGCGGCCGCTTTCCTCGCAAGCCAGAACGGCGATGCGACCCCGGCGGAGACGCCGGTCGAAACTGTGGCAACCGAGAACGCAGATACGGATGTGAAGGGCGAGATTGAGCCGGCCGGTGTGGCGCAGACGGACGCGGCCGCGGCCGAAGCAACCGACGACGCGCCGGCGGAAGCAAGCCCGGCGGAAGAGCCTGCCGAAGTAAGGCCCGTGCTCCTCTGGCGTCCCGGCACGCGCCAGGACAACCAGCGCCAGGGCGGCCGCCACCAGGGTGACCATCGCCGTGGTGGCCAGCGGCATGGCCAGGGTGAAGGCAGAGAGGGTGGCCGCAAGGGCGGCGCGCCCATGCGCGGCAAGGCACAGGAGAGCAGACCGGGCGGCGGCCAGCGCAAGGATCGGCCCGATCGCCACGACCGGGGCGCCAAGCCCGGCGGCCAGAAGTTCGAGGGACGCCCGCCACGCAAGGAAAAGCCGCTGGATCCGGATTCGCCCTTTGCGAAACTTGCCGCGCTCAAGGAGCAACTGAAAAAGTAG
- a CDS encoding beta-ketoacyl-ACP reductase, producing MSRVALVTGGSRGIGAAISVALKAAGYAVAANYAGNDEKAQAFKQETGIPVYKWDVSNYQACAEGIAKVEADLGPVDVLVNNAGITRDAMFHKMTPEQWGEVISTNLTGLFNMTHPLWSGMRDRGFGRVINISSINGQKGQMGQANYSAAKAGDLGFTKALAQEGAAKGITVNAICPGYIGTEMVRAVPEKVLNERIIPQIPVGRLGEPEEVARCVVFLASDDAGFITGSTISANGGQFFV from the coding sequence ATGAGCAGGGTAGCGTTGGTTACAGGTGGATCCCGCGGCATCGGTGCGGCCATTTCGGTGGCTCTCAAAGCGGCGGGCTATGCGGTCGCCGCAAACTATGCCGGCAACGACGAGAAGGCCCAGGCCTTCAAGCAGGAAACCGGCATCCCCGTCTACAAGTGGGATGTCTCCAACTACCAGGCCTGCGCCGAGGGCATCGCCAAGGTGGAGGCCGATCTCGGGCCGGTCGACGTCCTCGTCAACAATGCCGGCATCACGCGTGACGCGATGTTTCACAAGATGACGCCAGAACAATGGGGCGAAGTGATCAGCACCAATCTGACCGGCCTCTTCAACATGACCCATCCGCTCTGGTCGGGCATGCGCGACCGCGGCTTCGGACGCGTGATCAACATCTCCTCGATCAACGGTCAGAAAGGGCAGATGGGCCAGGCGAATTATTCGGCGGCAAAGGCGGGCGATCTCGGTTTCACAAAGGCACTCGCCCAGGAAGGCGCGGCAAAAGGCATTACCGTCAACGCGATCTGCCCCGGCTATATCGGCACCGAGATGGTAAGGGCGGTGCCGGAAAAGGTGCTCAACGAACGAATCATCCCGCAGATTCCGGTCGGGCGCCTCGGTGAACCGGAAGAAGTTGCGCGTTGCGTCGTATTCCTCGCATCCGACGATGCCGGCTTCATCACCGGCTCGACGATTTCGGCCAACGGCGGTCAGTTCTTCGTCTGA